The Bacteroidales bacterium genome has a segment encoding these proteins:
- a CDS encoding hemolysin family protein produces the protein MSNLSIIIITLIFSAFFSGMEIAFVSANRLKIEVDKNKGRFSARIISHFTRMPSRFIGALLLGNNVALVIYGIAMAYILEPALDNLIPGYMMSETLMLTLQTLLATLLVLVVAEFTPKVLFRLNPNKILSAFALPAAIFYYLFYPLIYIYIGFSEWILKRFIKIKFSRENLLFSVVDLDNYLKEFSPDYTRQEDVQQEIQMFQNAIDFRTVKLRECMIPRTEIVALEKNDTIDHLRETFIASGHSKIPVYRQSVDEIIGYVHSADMFKNPQSIQSILRPIIVAPETMPANVVLSMFIQQSKSIAVVVDEFGGTSGIITMEDVIEEIFGEIDDEFDVEDLIEKKINENEYIFSARLEIDYLNEKYLFDLPEDEDYETLAGFIISHHQSIPALNDEILFAPFKFIILEATKTRIDKVKLIITS, from the coding sequence ATGAGTAATTTGTCGATCATTATTATTACCCTTATTTTTTCCGCTTTCTTTTCGGGAATGGAGATAGCTTTCGTTAGCGCCAATCGACTGAAAATAGAGGTAGATAAAAATAAAGGGCGTTTTTCCGCCCGCATCATTTCTCATTTTACCCGGATGCCCTCGCGATTTATCGGAGCGCTGCTTTTGGGCAACAATGTAGCTTTGGTGATTTATGGCATTGCCATGGCATACATTCTCGAGCCTGCCCTTGACAATCTCATCCCCGGATATATGATGAGCGAAACGCTGATGCTTACCTTGCAAACCCTGCTGGCAACCCTGCTGGTACTGGTGGTGGCAGAGTTTACGCCCAAGGTGCTTTTCCGACTCAATCCCAACAAAATCCTCAGTGCTTTTGCACTTCCGGCTGCTATTTTTTATTACCTTTTTTATCCGCTCATCTACATCTACATTGGTTTTTCGGAATGGATACTCAAACGTTTTATAAAAATAAAATTCTCGCGCGAGAACCTGCTCTTTAGCGTTGTCGACCTCGACAATTACCTCAAGGAATTTTCGCCCGACTACACACGGCAAGAGGACGTGCAGCAGGAGATTCAGATGTTTCAGAATGCCATCGACTTTCGCACTGTCAAATTACGCGAATGTATGATACCGCGCACCGAAATAGTGGCCCTCGAAAAAAATGACACCATCGATCATCTGCGAGAAACTTTCATCGCTTCGGGACATAGTAAAATTCCTGTCTACCGGCAATCCGTCGACGAAATCATTGGCTACGTGCATTCGGCTGATATGTTTAAAAATCCGCAAAGCATCCAAAGCATTCTGCGCCCCATCATCGTGGCTCCCGAAACCATGCCCGCTAACGTGGTACTTTCGATGTTTATTCAGCAGAGTAAAAGTATTGCAGTAGTTGTGGATGAGTTTGGCGGAACTTCGGGCATCATCACCATGGAAGATGTGATAGAGGAGATTTTTGGAGAAATCGACGACGAATTTGATGTGGAAGACCTCATCGAAAAAAAGATCAACGAAAACGAATACATTTTTTCAGCACGGCTCGAAATCGATTATCTCAACGAAAAATATCTGTTCGACCTGCCCGAAGACGAAGACTACGAAACCCTTGCAGGGTTTATCATCAGCCACCATCAAAGCATCCCCGCGCTGAACGATGAAATTCTTTTTGCACCTTTCAAATTTATCATTCTCGAAGCCACCAAAACACGTATCGATAAGGTAAAACTGATTATTACCAGCTAG
- a CDS encoding outer membrane protein transport protein has protein sequence MLTNNKKVIKHFFLSILLVLMATGSTAQISVNSPYSRFGLGDLSSRKDAYHFSMGGISMAVNSNRHINPYNPAANHAFDSLSFIFSGGIVASTGNLKTDELTGRTNYATLGYLLFGFPITHWLKTTIGLTPYSNIGYNITANEIISDVGSTDFKYSGSGGLNEFYANASVELVKDLAIGAKLSYLFGKGDLSRTIFFPDSVGLLNTRVDDYIEVGDLIYEFGLQYHRKLTDKLTLGFGGVYAPKQKVKATENYLVRSFFPTNLGIESFRDTIVSRLKNKGTITLPDKYGFGFTLRSSDQWMVGADYQWQNWSNYKAFERNDSLQNTMQISLGGEFSPSQSMMASYWKRVKYRVGFRYNKTYLDLRDTRINEFGISFGLGLPIPRSYSNMNLGFEIGRKGTTASGLIQNNFYRVTVGISVWERWFVKNKYN, from the coding sequence ATGTTAACAAACAATAAGAAGGTAATAAAGCATTTCTTCCTATCCATTCTGTTGGTTCTGATGGCGACCGGCAGCACTGCGCAAATTTCTGTCAATTCACCCTACTCACGTTTTGGTCTTGGCGACCTTTCATCCCGTAAGGATGCCTACCATTTTTCGATGGGCGGCATTTCGATGGCTGTAAACAGCAATCGCCACATCAATCCTTACAACCCTGCAGCCAATCATGCTTTCGACTCGCTTTCTTTTATCTTCTCAGGCGGAATCGTTGCCAGCACCGGCAATCTGAAAACTGACGAACTAACTGGTCGCACCAACTACGCCACCCTCGGCTACCTGCTTTTCGGCTTTCCCATTACACACTGGCTCAAAACCACCATCGGGCTAACCCCTTACAGCAACATTGGCTACAACATTACAGCCAACGAAATAATCAGCGACGTAGGGAGCACCGACTTCAAATATTCTGGTTCCGGCGGCCTCAACGAGTTTTACGCCAATGCTTCGGTAGAATTGGTCAAGGATTTGGCTATCGGCGCAAAGCTGTCGTATCTTTTTGGAAAAGGCGATCTCTCACGCACCATCTTCTTTCCCGATTCTGTCGGGCTGCTCAATACACGCGTTGACGACTACATAGAGGTAGGCGATCTTATTTATGAGTTTGGATTGCAATACCATCGCAAGCTCACCGACAAACTAACCCTTGGGTTTGGAGGAGTGTATGCTCCGAAACAAAAGGTGAAAGCCACCGAAAATTATCTGGTTCGCTCATTTTTTCCTACCAACCTTGGCATAGAATCTTTCCGCGACACCATCGTCAGCCGGCTCAAAAACAAAGGCACCATCACGTTGCCCGACAAATATGGGTTTGGATTTACATTGCGCAGCAGCGACCAATGGATGGTAGGCGCCGATTACCAATGGCAAAATTGGAGCAACTACAAAGCTTTCGAACGCAATGACTCACTGCAAAACACGATGCAGATTTCATTGGGTGGAGAGTTTTCGCCCTCGCAAAGTATGATGGCAAGCTATTGGAAACGCGTGAAATACCGCGTTGGCTTCAGATACAACAAAACCTATCTCGACCTGCGCGACACCCGGATAAATGAATTTGGTATAAGTTTTGGTTTGGGACTACCCATTCCACGCTCTTATTCAAATATGAACCTGGGATTTGAAATAGGAAGAAAAGGAACTACCGCCTCCGGGCTGATTCAGAATAACTTTTACAGAGTCACCGTCGGGATTTCAGTTTGGGAGCGTTGGTTTGTAAAGAACAAATACAATTAA
- the glmS gene encoding glutamine--fructose-6-phosphate transaminase (isomerizing), whose amino-acid sequence MCGIVGYVGRKEAYPILISGLKRLEYRGYDSAGIALLNGNVNVYKTKGKVLELENFVKDKNIKGHIGIAHTRWATHGEPNYENAHPHYSESEELAIIHNGIIENYDVLKEELQKAGYHFRSNTDTEVLIQLIEYICKEEKVELVTAIQLALTQVIGAYAIVVISKNHPEQLIAARRGSPLVVGIGKDEFYLASDASPIVEFTRDVVYIDEEEIAIMKLGDKLHIKTIKNQEKTPFVQQLELDLSTLEKGGYKHFMLKEIFEQPKSIRDSIRGRVNVGMDTISMAGMIDFQERFLQAGRIIFLAAGTSWHASLVGEYLFEELARIQVEVEYASEFRYRNPIINKTDVVIAVSQSGETADTLAAIRLAKESGALIYSICNVVGSSIAREAHAGSYTHAGPEIGVASTKAFTSQVTVLALMALYLGRRKGLISVPRFNELLIELNKIPQKVEETLKLCAHVEEVSKIFTYARNFLYLGRGYNFPVALEGALKLKEISYIHAEGYPAAEMKHGPIALIDKKMPVVVITPTSSIYDKVVSNIQEIKARKGKVLAVVSKGDTTVSKLADYTFEIPETEEIFTPLLAVIPLQLLSYYIADMRDCEIDQPRNLAKSVTVE is encoded by the coding sequence ATGTGTGGAATAGTAGGATACGTTGGAAGAAAAGAGGCTTACCCCATCCTCATCAGCGGGCTCAAACGTTTGGAATATCGAGGCTACGACAGCGCTGGCATTGCCCTTCTCAATGGTAACGTCAATGTGTATAAAACCAAAGGCAAGGTATTGGAGCTCGAAAACTTTGTAAAAGATAAAAACATCAAAGGCCACATTGGCATTGCGCATACCCGTTGGGCTACGCATGGCGAACCCAACTACGAAAATGCACATCCGCACTACTCCGAATCGGAGGAACTTGCCATCATTCATAATGGCATCATCGAAAACTATGATGTTCTCAAAGAAGAACTGCAAAAAGCCGGTTATCATTTCAGGAGCAATACCGACACTGAAGTGTTGATACAGCTTATCGAATACATCTGTAAAGAGGAAAAGGTAGAGTTGGTAACGGCCATACAGTTGGCGCTCACTCAGGTGATAGGTGCTTATGCAATTGTAGTTATTTCCAAAAACCATCCCGAACAGCTCATTGCTGCCCGCAGAGGAAGCCCCCTTGTGGTGGGAATTGGCAAAGATGAATTTTATCTGGCCAGCGACGCTTCACCAATAGTAGAGTTCACCCGTGATGTAGTTTACATAGATGAAGAAGAAATTGCCATCATGAAGCTGGGTGATAAGTTACATATCAAGACCATCAAAAATCAGGAAAAAACACCTTTTGTCCAGCAACTGGAACTCGATTTGAGTACACTCGAAAAAGGTGGATACAAGCATTTTATGCTTAAAGAAATCTTTGAGCAGCCCAAATCCATCCGCGACAGTATCCGTGGACGTGTAAATGTGGGTATGGATACGATTTCGATGGCAGGTATGATCGATTTCCAGGAGCGCTTTCTGCAGGCCGGACGTATCATTTTTCTGGCAGCTGGCACCTCGTGGCACGCATCGCTCGTTGGAGAGTATCTCTTTGAAGAGCTGGCGCGCATACAGGTAGAAGTAGAATATGCTTCCGAGTTTCGCTATCGCAATCCCATAATCAACAAAACTGATGTGGTAATAGCTGTGAGCCAGTCGGGCGAAACCGCCGACACCTTGGCAGCTATTCGTCTGGCCAAGGAAAGTGGTGCGCTTATCTATAGCATTTGCAACGTGGTAGGCTCATCGATAGCGCGCGAAGCACACGCAGGCTCCTACACGCACGCAGGCCCTGAAATCGGCGTGGCTTCTACCAAGGCTTTCACCTCCCAGGTTACAGTATTGGCGCTGATGGCACTCTATCTTGGGCGACGTAAGGGTCTTATTTCTGTCCCCCGTTTTAACGAATTGCTTATCGAGCTAAATAAAATCCCACAAAAAGTAGAAGAAACGCTCAAATTATGCGCCCATGTGGAAGAAGTCTCCAAGATTTTTACCTATGCCCGCAACTTCCTCTATCTGGGACGTGGCTACAACTTCCCGGTGGCACTCGAGGGTGCTCTGAAGCTCAAAGAGATTTCCTACATCCACGCCGAGGGTTATCCTGCTGCCGAGATGAAACACGGCCCCATAGCTCTTATCGACAAAAAGATGCCTGTGGTGGTAATTACTCCTACCTCTTCAATCTACGACAAAGTAGTTTCGAACATACAAGAAATAAAAGCACGCAAAGGAAAAGTGCTTGCCGTGGTTTCCAAAGGCGACACAACCGTTTCAAAGCTTGCCGACTACACTTTTGAAATTCCTGAAACCGAAGAGATTTTCACGCCGTTGCTGGCAGTCATACCGCTGCAGTTGCTCTCTTATTACATTGCCGACATGCGCGATTGTGAGATAGACCAGCCTCGCAACCTTGCCAAATCGGTAACGGTAGAGTAG
- the lptC gene encoding LPS export ABC transporter periplasmic protein LptC, which yields MKPKVTSRKHNWRIAGKSIVVILIATMLFACKNDMKTIDSLTLAEDHPDETARDVEMTYSDSGRILIRLISPSLNHYLGDEPYLEFPDGLHLLFYDSAMHVQSELTANYGINWENKKMMEVKDDVVMQNHKTQETLNTEHVVWNQQTKKIYSDVFVKRTTPDGVLYGKGFDADESLRSWKLRNVSGEFMYEEESSDDDDS from the coding sequence ATGAAGCCCAAAGTGACTTCTAGAAAACATAATTGGCGAATAGCTGGCAAAAGCATTGTTGTGATACTGATCGCAACAATGCTTTTTGCTTGTAAAAACGATATGAAGACCATCGACTCGCTCACCCTGGCTGAGGATCATCCCGACGAAACCGCGCGGGATGTGGAGATGACCTACAGCGATTCTGGACGCATTTTGATACGACTTATTTCGCCGTCGCTGAATCATTATCTGGGCGACGAACCATATCTGGAATTCCCCGACGGGCTGCACTTGCTGTTTTACGACTCTGCCATGCACGTACAGTCGGAGCTTACGGCCAACTACGGCATCAATTGGGAAAACAAGAAAATGATGGAGGTGAAGGATGACGTGGTAATGCAAAACCACAAAACACAGGAGACGCTCAATACTGAGCATGTTGTTTGGAATCAACAAACAAAAAAGATCTATTCGGATGTTTTTGTAAAACGTACTACTCCCGACGGAGTGCTGTATGGCAAAGGATTCGATGCCGACGAATCGCTGCGCTCCTGGAAGCTGCGCAACGTAAGTGGCGAATTTATGTACGAAGAGGAATCCTCCGACGATGATGACTCATAG
- a CDS encoding type III pantothenate kinase has translation MEKLQRQTTASDAAAAPRLIIDFGNTLTKIAVFSNNEEVFFSSMQRLTIDKLKKVKQAHAPVYAIAAVVVDMPDAARQYLTENFHFTEFTHLTPVPIQNRYKTPETLGLDRLAVAVYAGVAFAGTPCLVIDAGTCVTWDFVDANGCYQGGGITPGLTMRYKALHTFTQRLPLITDQNFEGLTGTTTQESIQAGVSLGIVAEIEGIIQRFVLNHTNLNVLITGGDSKFFAEKLKSHIFAIPNLVLRGLNIILDFNVNKQ, from the coding sequence ATGGAAAAACTACAACGACAAACCACGGCCTCAGATGCCGCTGCCGCTCCCCGGCTGATCATCGATTTTGGGAATACCCTCACCAAGATTGCTGTTTTTAGTAATAATGAGGAAGTTTTCTTCAGCAGCATGCAACGGCTCACCATCGACAAACTGAAAAAGGTGAAGCAGGCTCATGCTCCGGTTTACGCCATCGCAGCAGTTGTTGTAGATATGCCTGATGCGGCACGGCAATATCTCACCGAAAACTTTCACTTTACCGAGTTCACACATCTTACTCCTGTTCCCATCCAAAACCGCTATAAAACGCCCGAAACCTTGGGCCTCGACAGACTGGCGGTGGCGGTGTACGCGGGCGTCGCCTTCGCGGGGACGCCTTGTCTGGTGATTGATGCCGGCACGTGCGTTACCTGGGATTTTGTGGATGCGAATGGCTGCTATCAGGGCGGTGGCATCACGCCGGGGCTTACGATGCGCTACAAGGCTTTGCATACTTTTACCCAAAGGCTGCCGTTAATAACTGATCAAAATTTTGAAGGACTCACCGGTACTACCACACAGGAGTCGATTCAGGCGGGAGTTTCCCTGGGAATCGTTGCCGAAATCGAGGGCATAATCCAACGTTTTGTGCTGAACCATACAAATCTTAACGTTCTGATAACCGGTGGTGATAGTAAATTTTTTGCTGAGAAATTAAAAAGTCACATCTTTGCAATCCCAAATTTGGTGCTAAGAGGGTTGAATATAATTTTAGATTTTAATGTTAACAAACAATAA
- a CDS encoding SurA N-terminal domain-containing protein: protein MAAIGQIRKHSGLLIVIVGVALAAFVLGDFLKPRGSNQRLAVGEVAGEEISIEAFNMRVDERMQATKSQRQNENLTQEDIFQIKQAVWNEMVNEILLTRQYDGLGLSVTSDELTDQIVGDDPHQYVKQSFTDPNSGNFDPSVVVNFLQNLDRADPDMRKRYLSLETMVKDDLRRTKYENLVTKAWFVPTAFAKLDYERINSTAEIVYTATMLNTLADTAVTVTDQDLKKYYDENKEQYKQEASRTIDYVVFQVQPSSEDRKEISAQVNELYTEFKNIKDDATFVNSSSDTRIDTTYKKESELPARVASQLMEAEIGSVVGPYIESDVYYMSKVLDRAERSDSLKMSQLLISYSTAPAAAGISDRSEERARTLVDSLKNVLQKTPGKFEEIAAEFSDYPSAAEDKGDLGWLIDGSAGMSNFYSKGKNMKVNEVSEMETMLGYHLLKLTEKTDPKLKVKIATLSRNIMPSDQTYQQAYMKANAFAGENNTRTKFDTAVINQGLNKRTAERLNETSNRIAGVENARQLVRWAFDEKRQIDAVSTVFEDDNQFIVTTLTTIRKKGYTPLEDIKDQIRPLVTNSKKADVLAKRINDLNAQSIDQIASNMNQKLDSATITFASRNLPGFGSEYELIGTVLSMKPGEVSKPIKGNSAVFVVKLTSITDATPIEDYKATADMLERRFTSRVGNSYMNVLKEDAKIKDNRLLIY from the coding sequence ATGGCAGCAATAGGACAAATTAGAAAACATTCAGGATTACTTATCGTAATAGTCGGGGTAGCTCTGGCAGCTTTTGTACTCGGGGATTTCCTGAAGCCCAGAGGCTCAAATCAACGCCTTGCCGTTGGCGAGGTAGCCGGCGAAGAAATTTCGATCGAGGCTTTCAACATGCGCGTAGACGAGCGCATGCAGGCCACCAAAAGCCAGCGTCAGAACGAAAACCTCACGCAGGAAGATATCTTTCAGATAAAGCAGGCTGTGTGGAACGAAATGGTGAACGAAATACTTCTTACACGCCAATACGATGGTCTGGGATTATCCGTAACTTCTGATGAACTGACCGATCAGATCGTTGGTGACGATCCGCATCAATATGTCAAGCAATCTTTTACCGACCCCAATTCGGGCAACTTCGACCCATCAGTAGTAGTCAACTTTCTTCAGAATCTCGACAGAGCCGACCCGGATATGCGCAAGCGTTATCTGAGCCTGGAAACAATGGTAAAAGACGACCTTAGAAGAACCAAATATGAAAACCTGGTTACCAAAGCCTGGTTTGTGCCAACAGCTTTTGCCAAACTCGACTACGAGCGCATCAACAGCACAGCCGAAATCGTTTACACAGCCACCATGTTAAACACATTAGCTGATACAGCCGTGACTGTTACCGACCAGGATTTGAAAAAATATTACGACGAAAATAAAGAGCAATACAAGCAGGAAGCAAGTCGTACCATCGATTATGTTGTGTTTCAGGTGCAACCCTCGTCAGAAGATCGCAAAGAAATCTCTGCTCAGGTCAACGAACTCTACACCGAATTTAAAAACATAAAAGACGATGCTACTTTCGTAAATTCTTCAAGCGACACACGCATCGACACCACCTATAAAAAAGAATCGGAATTGCCCGCACGCGTAGCATCCCAGCTCATGGAAGCAGAGATTGGCAGCGTGGTTGGCCCTTACATCGAAAGCGACGTTTACTATATGTCCAAAGTACTCGATCGTGCCGAGCGTTCCGACTCACTCAAAATGAGCCAGCTATTGATAAGCTATTCCACTGCTCCCGCTGCCGCCGGTATCAGCGACCGTTCCGAAGAACGTGCACGCACGCTCGTCGACAGTCTTAAAAATGTATTGCAGAAAACCCCTGGCAAGTTTGAAGAAATTGCCGCAGAATTTTCTGATTATCCCTCGGCAGCCGAAGACAAAGGCGATCTGGGTTGGCTAATTGATGGCAGCGCAGGCATGTCCAACTTCTACAGTAAAGGTAAAAACATGAAGGTGAACGAAGTTTCCGAAATGGAAACCATGCTTGGATATCATCTGTTGAAGCTCACCGAAAAAACTGATCCGAAATTAAAAGTCAAGATTGCTACACTTTCCCGCAACATTATGCCCAGCGATCAGACTTACCAGCAGGCCTATATGAAAGCCAATGCCTTTGCCGGCGAAAACAACACCCGGACAAAATTTGATACTGCTGTTATAAATCAAGGCCTTAATAAACGCACCGCCGAGCGCCTCAACGAGACCTCCAACCGCATTGCAGGTGTTGAAAATGCTCGTCAGCTTGTACGCTGGGCATTTGATGAAAAGAGGCAAATTGACGCCGTTTCTACCGTATTTGAAGACGATAACCAGTTTATCGTTACAACACTCACCACCATCCGCAAGAAAGGCTATACTCCGCTGGAGGATATCAAAGACCAAATTCGCCCATTGGTAACCAACAGCAAAAAAGCTGATGTGCTTGCCAAACGCATCAACGATCTGAACGCACAAAGTATAGATCAAATCGCCAGCAACATGAATCAAAAATTGGATTCAGCTACCATAACTTTTGCTTCACGCAACTTACCCGGTTTTGGTAGCGAATATGAATTGATAGGCACCGTTCTCTCAATGAAGCCCGGCGAAGTTTCCAAACCCATCAAAGGCAACAGCGCAGTATTTGTTGTGAAATTAACCAGTATAACCGACGCTACTCCCATCGAAGATTACAAAGCTACTGCCGATATGCTCGAGCGTCGTTTTACCTCACGTGTGGGCAACAGCTACATGAACGTGTTAAAAGAGGATGCAAAAATTAAAGATAACCGCCTGTTGATTTACTAG